In the Bernardetia sp. genome, AGACTAAATGGATATGATACAAAGTGGTCGGAATGGACAAACGAAACAAAAAAAGAATATACTAACCTTAATGCAGGAAAATATTCATTCGAAGTAGAGGCAAAAAATGTGTACGATACAAAAGGTCAGATTGCTAAATACGACTTTATTATAAGCTCTCCATTCTACAAAACTCCTTTGGCTTATATTCTGTACATCATTTTTGGAGCTTTACTGGTTTCTGTCTTGACATATGCAGGAGTAAAGTATAATGTAAGAAGGCTGAAACACAAAAACCAGAAACTAGAAGAAATAGTTAGAGAAAGAACTACAGAGCTTCGTTTAACTAACAGCGAACTAGAGCAACAAAAGGAAGAGGTCTTGATGCAAAAGAAAAATATTGAGGAACAAAAAGAAGAGTTGGAGAAATCATACAAAAATATTCAGACGCTTGCCGATATAGGACAACAAATTACAGCAACATTAGACCTTTCAGAACTTATCAGTACGCTTTACGCTAATGTGAATAGTCTCATGCCAGCAGAAGGTTTCGGTATTGGGGTTTATAACTCCATGCGCCAACAAATAGACTTTAGAGGTTTTATAGAAAATGGAGAGACATTACCTTTCAATGCTGATTCTTTGGAAGACAATGACAAACTTGCTGTACAGTCCTTCAAACAACAAAAAGAAATCTTTACCAATAACTTTGAAAAAGATTTCCCTCAGTACCAAAACCATGAAGTTGAGGTAGGAGGTGAATCTCAGTCTTTAATTTACCTTCCTTTAGTTATTCAAGAAAAAGCGATAGGTGTACTGACAGTACAGAGTTTTTCTAAAGAAGCCTATCAAAAGAATCATCTTACTATTTTACGTTCTTTAGCTTCCTATGCAGCGATTGCAGTTTCGAATGCACAATCCTATGCTACCATCAACGAAAAAAATCAACATATTACGGATTCTATTCGCTATGCTCACTCTATACAGGCTGCTATTTTGCCATCGAAAGAAGATGTCAGAAAAAATATAGGAGATTTTTTTATACTATATCGTCCAAAAGATATTGTTTCGGGAGATTTTTATTGGTTTGGAACAGTTTCAAAGCAAATGATTATTGCTGTGATAGATTGCACAGGACATGGCGTCCCAGGAGCATTTATGTCGCTTATTGGAAATACATTTTTACACGAAATCATCAATGAGAAAAATATAACTGACCCTGCGCAAATTCTTGAACACTTAGACAAATTACTAAAGGAGTCTCTTCAAACAGGTGAACAAACTAACAGGGATGGAATGGATACAGCTATTTGTGTACTAGAAAAAAATCAAGATAATTCGCAGACAAAATTAAGATTTGCTGGTGCAAAACGCCCACTTTGGTATGCCTTACCTAATACTAGGAAGCTAAAAAGCGTAGCAGGAACGAGGCGTTCAATAGGCTCTAAACGAATAGAAGGAAAACCCTATCAGAACCATGAGCTTATTTTAGAAAAGGGTACACAAGTTTATCTTACTACAGACGGTTTTGCAGACCAGTCTAATACAAAAGGTAAGAAGTTTGGCACTCCTCAACTCATAGAACTTATTGAAAACAACCTTTCTCTATCTATATATGAACAAGAAGATAAGATAGAAAAAGCATTAGATATACATCAAGGAACAGTAGAACAACGTGATGATATAACCCTTCTAGGGTTTGAGTTATAATTCAGTCTTATAAAATACTCATAATTTCTTTCCAACACGAAATATCATAACTAGCCACAGAGTATTGTGGAGTTTGTTTTTTAGGGTTATAAAATATCGTCTTCATTCCCAAAGAGCGTGCGCCTAAAATATCAGCATCAAAACTATCTCCAATCATAATAGAATTTTGGGGTGTAGCGTTAGAAATAGTAAGCGCATGGTTGAAGATAATCGGATTGGGCTTTGTAAAACCTGTACAATCTGATGTGATAATGTTTTTAAAGAAAGGTAAAATACCAGAATGTTCTAATTTCAGCTTTTGACTTTCTTCAAAACCATTTGTAAGGATATGAAGTTGATAATTTTTAGATTTAAGATAGGTAAGCATTTCAAAAGCAAAAGGTAAAAGATGAGGCTGACGAGGACAATAATATTGATAATCTTCTTCCAAATCTTCTAACAAATTTTGATATGAAGTGCCATCAAAATCTTTTTCTCTATTTCTAAGTTTATGTAACTCTTTAAAAATCAGAAGAAAACGAAGTTCTCTTATTTTTGCTTTATCTACTAACCCTGTGTTGTGTTGCTTCCATAAAAATTTGATAGTTGTTCGGAAAGCAAATAAAAAATCATCAAAACTTATTGTTTCATTACTAATAATTTTATCAGATAATTCATACTTTTGATACAAACTAAGCAAAGTTTGTTTAGAGTTTTGTTCAAAATCCCATAGTGTATGGTCGAGGTCGAAGAAAATATTCATAATGCTATTTCTGAAAGAAATACTACGC is a window encoding:
- a CDS encoding YjjG family noncanonical pyrimidine nucleotidase; protein product: MNIFFDLDHTLWDFEQNSKQTLLSLYQKYELSDKIISNETISFDDFLFAFRTTIKFLWKQHNTGLVDKAKIRELRFLLIFKELHKLRNREKDFDGTSYQNLLEDLEEDYQYYCPRQPHLLPFAFEMLTYLKSKNYQLHILTNGFEESQKLKLEHSGILPFFKNIITSDCTGFTKPNPIIFNHALTISNATPQNSIMIGDSFDADILGARSLGMKTIFYNPKKQTPQYSVASYDISCWKEIMSIL